A DNA window from Methylobacterium sp. NMS14P contains the following coding sequences:
- a CDS encoding DNA-3-methyladenine glycosylase I — protein sequence MSETGLIDHPDGCPRCWWAGLDPLYVAYHDTEWGVPEHDGRALYEKLILDGFQAGLSWITILRRRDGFRDAFADFDPERIARFTEADVARLMADTRIIRNRAKIQGTVAGARAWLRIEERGPGFARFLWDFVDGRPVQGTARTRAEIATETPVSRAIGKALKAEGFSFCGPTIVHAFMQAVGMVNDHLVGCHRHGPCAELGRPR from the coding sequence ACCGGCCTCATCGACCATCCCGACGGCTGCCCGCGCTGCTGGTGGGCCGGGCTCGACCCGCTCTACGTCGCCTATCACGACACCGAGTGGGGCGTGCCCGAGCATGACGGCCGCGCCCTCTACGAGAAGCTGATCCTCGACGGCTTCCAGGCCGGCCTGTCGTGGATCACCATCCTGCGCCGCCGGGACGGGTTCCGCGACGCCTTCGCGGATTTCGATCCCGAGCGGATCGCCCGCTTCACCGAGGCGGACGTCGCGCGGCTGATGGCCGACACCCGCATCATCCGCAACCGCGCCAAGATCCAGGGTACCGTCGCGGGCGCCCGGGCTTGGCTGCGGATCGAGGAGCGCGGCCCCGGCTTCGCGCGCTTCCTCTGGGACTTCGTCGACGGCCGGCCGGTCCAGGGCACCGCCCGGACCCGCGCGGAGATCGCCACCGAGACGCCGGTCTCCCGGGCGATCGGGAAGGCCCTGAAGGCGGAGGGCTTCTCCTTCTGCGGGCCGACCATCGTGCACGCCTTCATGCAGGCGGTGGGCATGGTCAACGATCACCTCGTCGGCTGCCACCGGCACGGGCCCTGCGCCGAGTTGGGCCGGCCCCGGTGA